Genomic DNA from Bacteroides zhangwenhongii:
GCGGGCATCAGTCAGCCATTTATCGAAATTGAACTCTTCACGGGTACGGAGCAACACATCCGTATCGTGCATCAGTTCGAGGAAACGGTTACTATGCAACAGGAAGCCTTTACGGTCTTTCTTACGGAAAGCACCCGCAGCGCGTTTGTGCATCACCTGTCCCAGATTAGTCAATATCTGGCGTTGCAAATCGACGAGATCGAAACGGTAAGGTTTGGAAGCTCCCATTTTATCTGCTTCCTCCAGAAGTAATTTCTGGGCTTTCCATAACAATAGTGGTGAATAAGGAATGCCCAATCCTTTATTCGGTCCCGACTTCTTGACATTCAATGCCGGACGGGCTGCAATAATCGAACTGCGCTCCGTTCCATTCGTTCCTTTCTTATAAGGGCCTTCGAGCAAGTATCGCCATGCCTGTGCCGTCTTTTCGGAAGGCGCTCCGTAACGGCGTGCCGCATATCCCGCCAACCACTCTTCAATATTGACTTCCCCTGCATGAAGCGGCATTTCAAACGCCAACTCATAGAAAACCGGATTCTGAATGATAGACTCCATAAACAAACCCGAACCACATACATTGTCCCATTTGCTACGGGAAGTGGCATATTGATTGGAAGCTATCAAGCGCAAATCACCGTGCATATTGATACGTCCGCCAAAATTATGAAGATTGCCCGCCACGACCGGATATCCCCAGACAGGAGCATTCTTGTTATCCTTCTCCTCCTTATGTGTCTTATTACAACGTCCGCCGTTCAAGTCCAAGATGAGCAAATCCGATTTGGGAACAGCTTTCACTATCGGCTCACGTAAACTCCATGACTGCATTGCCCACAAAGCATTTGGGTCGAATGACTTGAAAAGCTGATGAATCGCTTTTCCAACCGCACCTAGATATTCAGGAGTATCAACAGGTGGTTTACCTTCGTGGAAAGGGTCGGCTGCATAAACACCATGTGCTCCGAAGAGTTTTTTCTCCTCTTCCATGAAGTCACGTCCGAAAGATTGGAACAAAGGATCGGTCGGATCGAGTTGGGCAGCTCCCTGAAAACCGCACCAGCCTCCGCGTTTACTGATCTTCGCTTTCGGAAATTTCTGTCGCATCTCGCGGGGAACATAGCCGGAGAAACCTTGCTGAATGGGTTGCATGCCCAATTCTAACTGGCGCTTAATTACCTTTTGTCCCAATTCGACATGAGATTGTATCCATGACAACGGAAGCGGACCGCCATAGCTTTGTATATTCTGCATCCACTGCCATGCGGAATGGGCCGGTCCTGCCAGACAGGCACGGGCTTCTTTGTCTGTAAATCCGTATTTCATCAATGTATTATACCATACAGCCTCCAGTCCGATAGGCGCAAGCGGCATATTGATGGAGTTCATCGCCATATAGTCCAATTCGCGTTCCCAACGTTTCCAATCCCACCAAGGCGCGGTGTAACTGAATGTACAGTAGTTCATGTAAACACGGTACTTTCCATTAATCACGTGCATCCCTTTTTGAGATTCCACAGGAGCGGGAAGTTTTTTAGGCAGATTCAACTGATCGCCAAACCAAGAAACATGCGCGCCACAGGTGTATTTCAAATACTGGTTGTACGCTGTAGCCAGAGAAACAGGATTGTTTCCGCGAAGGATAACCTTTCCTTTTTTTCCACCGATTTCGTACACATCCTGTCCGTCCGTACCCGCAGGAATCTGCTCCAACACAAACTGTTTGCCATAGCCCGGAGTTACCCGTTCTATCAAATCGTAAACGGCACGGATACCGGTATCTTCTTTCTTGAACGCCGTGCTCAGGAAGAAAAGGCCGATAACCAATAAATAGCGGTAAATAGGCAGTACCGCACTGCTTACAGTAGTTCTCATGGTCAAATTATTATTTTGGGAGCTAAAGTACGGCACATTCTCCAAACAAGATTGCAGATATCTGCCAGATTCTTATAAAAAACAACTCATCCGCACACTGACACATATTTATAATCATTACATCATTTTCTTGTACCGAAGAGTGTTTTTCCGCTCTATTTCCACCCGGCTTGTAAAATTACACCATTTATTTGCAAAATAAAGTATTTTCGATGAAATGGCAGTTTTTATAAGTATTAGACTTACCTTTATAATCCATTTTCGTAAAGATGTCGTAGTTTTGACGCAGAAAATTAATCTAAATTTAAACAACGAATAACATTCACACACCATGAAAAAAGTTTTATCAATAGTTTTATTATTACTATTAACAGTAAACGTATTCGCCCAACCGCAACAAAAGAAGTTGAGCCATGACGAGAAAATGGCTTGGTGGCGCGAAGCCAAGTTCGGAATGTTCATACATTGGGGACCTTATTGTCTTTACGGCGGAGTTTATAACGGGTTCAATCAGCGCCGCGGAGGAGCCGAATGGATTATGAACCGCTGCAAGATACCCGTACGCGAATACCGTGCCAAAGCAAGTACTTTCAACCCGACCAAGTTCGATGCCGAAGAAATGGTGCTCACCGCCAAGAATACGGGAATGAAATATATCATCTTCACGACGAAACATCACGATGGGTTCGCCATGTTCAAAAGTAAGGCCAGTAACTTTAATATCGTAGATTACACTCCTTTCAAACGGGACATTGTAGACGAATTGGCAAAAGCCTGCCGCAAGCATGGTTTGAAACTGGGATTCTACTACTCACAAACTCAAGACTGGTGTAATCCCGGTGGAGGTACTATCCGCAAAGAGATGAGAGAGGGATGGGCCAATCCGGATTCGGTTGCCATCGACCAGTTTACCAAAGCCAATCTCGGCGGCTGGGATTGCCTGCAACGTTCCGCTTCCATAGAGGATTATTTCAAAAATGTAGCCTTGCCTCAAATCAAAGAGTTACTTACCAATTACGGTGATGTAGCCGTTATGTGGTGGGACACTCCGCACCGCATCTCCAAAGAAGTCGCACAAAAGATTACCGACGAGCTGGCAAAATATCCGCAGGTCATCACTAACGACCGTCTGAAACGTCCTGATTTCCCGGGTGATTACAAAACTCCGGAAGGACGGATACCGAAGGCCAAAGACATTGAACGTGTAGACTGGGAGACTTGCATGAATATCGGTACTTCCTGGGGATATAAAAGTTGGGAGAACAAATGGAAAGATGCAGAAACCGTTATCCGCAACCTGAATACAATCGCCGCTCGCGGAGGCAACTATCTGCTTAATGTAGGTCCCGACCCTACCGGCACCATTCCCGCTCCCGCTCTAAATTGTCTGAAACAAGTAGGTGACTGGATGAAAGTGAACAGTGAAGCTATTTACGGTACACAACGTAGCGAAGTGTTCCCTAAATGGGGAGAATGCATCCGCAAAGATGAGAAGAAGAATTCCGTATATTATCTGTCCGTATTCAAATGGCCAAAGGACGGCAAACTGATTTTTGAGACTCCGTATAAAGTGAAGAAAGCAACACTGCTTGCTGACCAGTCAACACTGAAATTCAGCAAGACGGATAAGGGTGTCGCAATCAACGTGCCTTCTCAAGCTCCGGACAAGATTGCTACTATCATCAAACTGGAACTCGGTGTGAAACTACCTCCGGTTCAACTAATCTCAAACACAGCGAAAGCCTTCGAAATCTTAGATGAATAAATAGTGAATAGTGGACAAGTAAAGAAATTGTAGACGAAAAATATGAAGGTAAAAAGTCTATTGTTTTCAGGATGGATGTTCTTTTCCGCAGTCGCTGGCTTCGGGAAAGACTACAAACTCTGGTATGACGCACCGGCTACCGTGTGGGAAGAGGCACTTCCTCTCGGTAACGGTCGCATCGGAGCTATGGTTTACGGCAACCCGCTACACGAGATATATCAACTGAACGAAGAAACATTATGGTCGGGATATCCTCAGGATTGCGACAACCCGAAAGCTGCGGAAGTCTTGCCTTCGGTTCGCGAAGCGGTGAATCAGGGTGATTACGTCCGGGCAAGTGCGCTTTGGAAAGCAAATGCGCAGGGCCCTTATACGGCTCGTTACTTGCCAATGGCGAACTTAATGCTATCCCAACCCGCACAAAAACAGCCAAAAAACATATATAGAGATCTGAATATCTCAAATGCCACCGCCACGGTGAAATATGAAGTGGACGGAGTGAGATTCCGCCGCACTTCCTTTATCTCATACCCCGACCAGGTAATGGTTGTCAAACTGGAAGCCGACAAAAAGCAATCCGTTTCTTTGGACGTGCAACTGAACAGCCTGTTACATTACCAGGTCAGAGCAACCGACCGGAATATACTTTTGCTGGACGGAAAGGCTCCCAGTTATGTAGCAAACCGTGACTACGACCCCCGACAAGTCATTTATCACAATCAATTAGGTTTAAAGTTTAAAGTGCAAGTCAAATTGTTGCCGAAAGGAGGTACTTATGCATCCAATGATTCTATCCTCTCTATACGAAATGCGGATGAGGTAGTACTACTCCTATCGGCAGCGACCGACTTTCATCAGCCGAAGATTGAACTTAGTGACTCTAAACGGAGTTATGAGGAACTGATGGACCGGCATACAGCAGACTACCGCCAACTTTTTGACCGCGTAGAACTATCGCTTGGCAAGGGTACGCCTAAAAAGGAAAAGTTACCTACCAACCTGCGAGTAAAACAATTCAGTTCAGCCCCTTCCGACAACGGATTACTGGAACTTTATTATCAGTACGGACGTTACCTGATGATTGCTTCTTCCCGTCCCGGCGGACTCCCCGCCAACTTACAAGGAATCTGGAATCCGCTTGTACAGCCGCCTTGGGGGTCGAACTATACTACGAACATCAATACCGAAATGAATTATTGGCTGACGGAGACAGCTAACTTGCCGGAATGTTTTCTGCCTCTTTCCGATTTCATCCAACGGCTTGCCGTGAACGGTGCCCGGACTGCCAGAATCAACTACGGAATGGAACGTGGCTGGTTGGCCCATCACAATTCGGATGCATGG
This window encodes:
- a CDS encoding glycosyl hydrolase family 95 catalytic domain-containing protein, which produces MKVKSLLFSGWMFFSAVAGFGKDYKLWYDAPATVWEEALPLGNGRIGAMVYGNPLHEIYQLNEETLWSGYPQDCDNPKAAEVLPSVREAVNQGDYVRASALWKANAQGPYTARYLPMANLMLSQPAQKQPKNIYRDLNISNATATVKYEVDGVRFRRTSFISYPDQVMVVKLEADKKQSVSLDVQLNSLLHYQVRATDRNILLLDGKAPSYVANRDYDPRQVIYHNQLGLKFKVQVKLLPKGGTYASNDSILSIRNADEVVLLLSAATDFHQPKIELSDSKRSYEELMDRHTADYRQLFDRVELSLGKGTPKKEKLPTNLRVKQFSSAPSDNGLLELYYQYGRYLMIASSRPGGLPANLQGIWNPLVQPPWGSNYTTNINTEMNYWLTETANLPECFLPLSDFIQRLAVNGARTARINYGMERGWLAHHNSDAWAQTAPTGGYETDPKGSPRWSCWPMAGVWLCQHLWEHYAFGGDRTYLSQTAYPIMKGAAEFLLQWLQKDPQTGKWITNPSTSPENRFRYTDKNGVTQDAELSRSSGMDLGLTWDLLTNCIEASRILNTDIAFRKQLEEVRADLQPLHIGSKGQLLEWEKEFEEIDPQHRHVSHLFALHPGKQIIPEKDIELADACRRTLQLRGDGGTGWAMAWKINFWARLHDGNHALLMLQNGLKYVDATQVSIKGGGTYANLFDAHPPFQIDGNFGATAGITEMLLQSHAGYIHLLPALPDNWQEGSIRGIRARGGFTIDMEWKKGKISRLSVTSNLGGTCRIREGFSKEEQVIETKKGETYSLK
- a CDS encoding alpha-N-acetylglucosaminidase; translation: MRTTVSSAVLPIYRYLLVIGLFFLSTAFKKEDTGIRAVYDLIERVTPGYGKQFVLEQIPAGTDGQDVYEIGGKKGKVILRGNNPVSLATAYNQYLKYTCGAHVSWFGDQLNLPKKLPAPVESQKGMHVINGKYRVYMNYCTFSYTAPWWDWKRWERELDYMAMNSINMPLAPIGLEAVWYNTLMKYGFTDKEARACLAGPAHSAWQWMQNIQSYGGPLPLSWIQSHVELGQKVIKRQLELGMQPIQQGFSGYVPREMRQKFPKAKISKRGGWCGFQGAAQLDPTDPLFQSFGRDFMEEEKKLFGAHGVYAADPFHEGKPPVDTPEYLGAVGKAIHQLFKSFDPNALWAMQSWSLREPIVKAVPKSDLLILDLNGGRCNKTHKEEKDNKNAPVWGYPVVAGNLHNFGGRINMHGDLRLIASNQYATSRSKWDNVCGSGLFMESIIQNPVFYELAFEMPLHAGEVNIEEWLAGYAARRYGAPSEKTAQAWRYLLEGPYKKGTNGTERSSIIAARPALNVKKSGPNKGLGIPYSPLLLWKAQKLLLEEADKMGASKPYRFDLVDLQRQILTNLGQVMHKRAAGAFRKKDRKGFLLHSNRFLELMHDTDVLLRTREEFNFDKWLTDARSWGTTEEEKNLFEKDATSLVTIWGGDGDPRIFDYSWREWSGLIENFYLKRWKMFYDEMLGYLDRGEEYKEEGLPLAYGREAFRANELYNKMGDWEMSFVSTYNKARTPITEGDEIETVKRLFKKYLEISKDYYSKEMAADKIKDGKSFENLGED
- a CDS encoding alpha-L-fucosidase, with amino-acid sequence MKKVLSIVLLLLLTVNVFAQPQQKKLSHDEKMAWWREAKFGMFIHWGPYCLYGGVYNGFNQRRGGAEWIMNRCKIPVREYRAKASTFNPTKFDAEEMVLTAKNTGMKYIIFTTKHHDGFAMFKSKASNFNIVDYTPFKRDIVDELAKACRKHGLKLGFYYSQTQDWCNPGGGTIRKEMREGWANPDSVAIDQFTKANLGGWDCLQRSASIEDYFKNVALPQIKELLTNYGDVAVMWWDTPHRISKEVAQKITDELAKYPQVITNDRLKRPDFPGDYKTPEGRIPKAKDIERVDWETCMNIGTSWGYKSWENKWKDAETVIRNLNTIAARGGNYLLNVGPDPTGTIPAPALNCLKQVGDWMKVNSEAIYGTQRSEVFPKWGECIRKDEKKNSVYYLSVFKWPKDGKLIFETPYKVKKATLLADQSTLKFSKTDKGVAINVPSQAPDKIATIIKLELGVKLPPVQLISNTAKAFEILDE